In Mytilus trossulus isolate FHL-02 chromosome 6, PNRI_Mtr1.1.1.hap1, whole genome shotgun sequence, a single window of DNA contains:
- the LOC134720839 gene encoding RNA-binding protein 42-like — MAMITDQRLKEMEEEMSRFEQEILAPKGQGSKPHPMIIGSRTFTNVQARISSDPPSVGHPPPPPLRKPPTAPPGSKPAGPPSVSLPASVLAAPPPPPPALLPKPKDKLDMPPLAPPPPPPPAIRPAFVPHQVRHRPPPPRLPPHRFGPPGPGQYYGPPGGPGPHGFPGPHGPGPYGPGPHGPGPGPMPPYRGPGPMGGPAPPGPIGPGYGFSDGVQHMMANEGSGNIISSGPTGPPKEEKPKMVISAGPVINKPKLEKKKKNKKAKLETTVTETTTIVTPVDTGPKVVAGPTMPVELMGEEAISMEAETEDSTGKKKKDKKKKFIRTAAGQIWEDPSLEEWDPDDFRMFCGDLGNEVTDECLARAFSKYPTFVKARVLRDKRTNKTKGYGFVSFRDPQDFARAMREMNGKYVGNRPIKLRKSNWKDRNIEIVRKKEKEKKRLGLK, encoded by the exons ATGGCAATGATAACAGACCAGAGATTGAAAGAGATGGAAGAGGAAATGAGTCG ATTCGAACAAGAAATATTGGCTCCAAAAGGCCAGGGTTCTAAGCCACATCCTATGATAATAGGATCAAGAACTTTCACCAATGTTCAAGCCAGGATATCATCAGATCCCCCTTCTGTTGGGCACCCCCCTCCTCCACCCTTGAGAAAACCACCCACAGCTCCACCTGGTAGTAAGCCTGCAGGACCACCATCAGTTTCCTTGCCAGCTTCAG tgttGGCAGCTCCCCCACCACCGCCTCCTGCCTTACTACCAAAACCAAAGGATAAATTAGACATGCCACCATTAGCCCCTCCTCCTCCCCCTCCACCCGCAATCAGACCTGCATTTGTTCCCCATCAAGTCAGACATCGACCTCCTCCACCTAGGCTTCCACCACACAGGTTTGGACCACCAGGCCCAGGACAGTATTATGGACCTCCAGGTGGACCTGGACCTCATGGTTTTCCCGGACCACATGGACCTGGACCCTATGGTCCTGGACCACATGGGCCTGGTCCTGGCCCCATGCCTCCTTATAGAGGACCTGGACCAATGGGTGGACCAGCTCCTCCAGGTCCAATTGGACCAGGCTATGGATTCAGTGATGGTGTCCAGCATATGATGGCTAATGAAGGCAGTGGTAATATTATCAGTAGTGGTCCTACAGGACCACCTAAGGAGGAAAAACCTAAAATGGTGATCTCAGCAGGTCCAGTTATAAATAAACCaaagttagaaaaaaagaagaaaaacaagaaaGCAAAATTGGAGACAACAGTTACAGAAACAACCACAATAGTTACGCCTGTAGACACTGGACCCAAAGTTGTAGCTGGTCCAACAATGCCTGTAGAATTAATGGGGGAAGAAGCTATTTCTATGGAAGCAGAAACGGAAGATAGcactggaaaaaagaaaaaagacaaaaagaaaaagtttatACGAACAGCTGCAGGACAGATATGGGAAGATCCGAGTTTAGAGGAATGGGATCCAG ATGATTTTCGTATGTTTTGTGGAGATTTAGGAAATGAAGTAACAGATGAGTGTTTGGCTAGAGCATTCAGTAAATATCCTACATTTGTCAAGGCTAGGGTGTTACGAgacaaaagaacaaataaaacaaaaggttaTGGATTCGTTAGTTTCAGGGACCCCCAAGATTTTGCAAGAGCTATGAGAGAAATGAATG